A single Anas acuta chromosome 19, bAnaAcu1.1, whole genome shotgun sequence DNA region contains:
- the KIAA0753 gene encoding protein moonraker isoform X2 — protein sequence MGPSKPSLSGAPFASTAPLYRNEGKTLQTQLQFNRNVPAVPENLALRFSNPCPIIIEKLKPSTDQRNLSGIDNSSIKSSGKFSIISEERLKQAIQLAKRDMKRKHLEEQMKQKVLGDAVSESLLAQKSQQQKNKVFESPEKKNVLKSQTELKYQGKLGQPSRVETTSSGAKVYLYTPSEGRLTPAVLGSSPTHNMRPDTKPNVNKKEDKSRQEIQRLQKELRSCIQKIEELIKKGVRLNKRVEEILDRDEEQQVCTRRQKQASRSARMLYVLQQQVKEIQDDLEKLSPHEIKHTKKSQAVSRLAAAHRGAIRALQAFANQFTDQTEQLIPTHYKELGSLIRQLSLCSAKLEVDSSVSDIIIDILLQIEDLDSLLEKKQAAKKSKKCLTASQHKFPVNTETSPGRKQLTSPKGGKKSVILKEKHGQEPRKFPAARDKLQHVTNISAVQKMNSHAHILHNKFQEENDLPTPERNAVLKGSIDSQSRSRAVKKDLILESVPLKKKELILPVKTQGMLKPQKRRQVQPQGKHAQFQDTTIAFQLKENKRLVKESRTPWVPPNPTSPPASLKRAYRISRTASSKKLIHKHSALQKGKTEERRQGLMEKEALRFEVPASSHAKRMKVLTDLSKGEMEKIKKLRSQGASPTQYVDKIEKAVQKRLEPPLDRVQVAANADILSEKVLDDLLKDTAQELQNTEQQKKLQAEELVADSPSLETMLQRMEEIERYQAAVCRRFTQIVYSDSKFWAQEMDQQSALTAKIPTSPHPIHITKLTQHIEPETDILIEKLFDDNDIDENKEPKEKLLTGNDILNPLTQNSIQKECYISLPVTKHMLQSIKDYNSRYEHHLKLIFHEAIGGFNPWQIAERYLEKIKGCGRRMSWRGDYFSHLCMVLPPEQLCEIQVLQKN from the exons ATGGGACCAAGCAAGCCATCTTTGTCTGGTGCTCCATTTGCATCCACTGCCCCGCTATACAGGAATGAAGGAAAGACTTTACAAACCCAG CTCCAGTTTAACAGAAATGTTCCTGCAGTTCCAGAGAACTTGGCTCTCAGATTCTCTAACCCCTGTCCAATTATAATAGAAAAACTGAAGCCATCCACTGATCAGAGAAATCTATCTGGAATTGACAACTCCAGCATCAAAAGCTCTGGCAAGTTTTCAATAATATCTGAAGAGAGACTAAAACAGGCCATTCAGCTAGCCAAAAGGGACATGAAACGAAAACATCTTGAAGagcaaatgaaacagaaagtaTTAGGAGATGCTGTCAGTGAATCATTGTTGGCTCAGAagtcacagcagcagaagaataaagtatttgaaagtccagaaaagaaaaatgtgctgAAGTCTCAAACTGAGTTGAAATATCAAGGGAAACTTGGTCAGCCTTCCCGCGTGGAGACTACCAGTTCTGGTGCAAAAGTTTATCTCTACACACCGAGTGAGGGAAGACTAACACCAGCTGTTCTGGGCTCTTCACCCACCCATAACATGAGACCAGACACCAAGCCAAATGTTaacaaaaaagaagataaaagtaGGCAGGAAATCCAACGGCTACAAAAGGAATTGAGAAGTTGTATCCAGAAAATAGAAGAACTGATTAAAAAAGGTGTAAGACtgaaca AGAGAGTTGAAGAAATTTTAGATCGTGATGAAGAGCAACAGGTTTGCACTCGAAGACAGAAACAAGCTTCACGGTCAGCTCGGATGCTGTATGTACTCCAACAACAG GTAAAAGAAATTCAGGATGATTTAGAGAAACTGAGTCCTCATGAAATCAAACACACTAAAAAG tcTCAAGCAGTATCCAGAttggcagcagcacacagaggaGCTATACGAGCCTTGCAGGCATTTGCCAATCAGTTTACTGATCAAACAGAGCAACTTATTCCTACCCACTACAAGGAACTGGGCAGTCTCATTCGACAGCTGTCTCTTTGTTCTGCCAAACTAGAAGTGGATTCTTCAGTTTCTGACATTATCATAGATATTTTGCTCCAAATTGAG GATCTGGATTCAttgctggaaaagaaacaagcagccaaaaaatcaaagaaatgtcTTACAGCATCTCAGCACAAATTTCCAGTGAACACTGAGACATCTCcaggcagaaagcagctgacatctccaaaaggaggaaaaaagtctgTCATCTTAAAGGAAAAGCATGGACAAGAACCTAGAAAATTTCCAGCTGCCAGAG ATAAACTTCAACATGttacaaatatttcagcagtTCAGAAGATGAACAGTCATGCGCATATATTGCACAATAAAttccaagaagaaaatgatCTACCTACTCCAGagagaaatgctgttttgaaaggaagtaTAGATTCACAGTCAAGATCTAGAGCTGTAAAAAAGGATCTCATCCTTGAAAGTGTccctttgaaaaagaaagaactgatATTACCTGTAAAAACACAG GGAATGCTTAAACCTCAAAAACGTCGGCAGGTACAGCCTCAAGGAAAGCATGCCCAATTTCAAGATACAACTATAGCTTTTCAGCTAAAAGAGAATAAACGTCTTGTTAAGGAGAGCAGAACACCCTGGGTGCCTCCAAACCCTACATCTCCACCTGCTTCACTGAAACG TGCTTACAGGATATCCAGGACTGCAAGTTCCAAGAAGCTCATTCATAAGCATTCAGCTTTGCAGAAagggaagacagaagaaagaagacaagggCTCATGGAAAAAGAAGCTCTCAG aTTTGAAGTTCCGGCTTCAAGCCATGCTAAAAGGATGAAGGTTCTAACTGACCTCAGCaaaggagaaatggaaaaaataaaaaagctaag gtcACAAGGTGCTTCTCCAACCCAGTATGTAGACAAAATTGAGAAAGCAGTACAGAAACGCCTAGAACCTCCGTTGGATAGGGTGCAG GTTGCAGCAAATGCAGATATCCTGAGTGAGAAGGTATTGGATGATCTTTTAAAAGATACTGCTCAAGAACTCCAGAATacagagcagcagaagaaactCCAGGCTGAGGAGCTCGTCGCTGACAGTCCTAGTCTAGAGACAATGTTGCAAAGAATGGAAGAAATTGAA agaTACCAGGCAGCTGTATGCAGGAGATTCACCCAGATTGTGTATAGTGATTCAAAGTTCTGGGCCCAGGAAATGG aTCAACAAAGTGCATTAACAGCTAAAATACCTACATCTCCTCATCCAATTCACATAACCAAATTAACCCAGCACATAGAGCcagaaacagacattttaattgaaaaactTTTTGATGACAA CGATattgatgaaaacaaagaaccAAAAGAGAAATTGCTGACTGGAAATGATATTCTGAATCCCTTGACCCAGAATTCTATACAGAAGGAGTGCTATATTTCTCTCCCTGTTACAAAGCATATGCTCCAGAGCATCAAGGATTATAACAGCAGATATGAACATCACCTAAAGCTCATTTTTCATGAGGCAATAGGTGGTTTCAATCCATGGCAGATTGCTGAGAG GTACTTGGAGAAAATTAAAGGATGTGGAAGAAGAATGTCCTGGAGGGGTGattatttttcacatctttGTATGGTGTTACCACCAGAGCAACTGTGTGAAATACAAG
- the KIAA0753 gene encoding protein moonraker isoform X1, with the protein MGPSKPSLSGAPFASTAPLYRNEGKTLQTQLQFNRNVPAVPENLALRFSNPCPIIIEKLKPSTDQRNLSGIDNSSIKSSGKFSIISEERLKQAIQLAKRDMKRKHLEEQMKQKVLGDAVSESLLAQKSQQQKNKVFESPEKKNVLKSQTELKYQGKLGQPSRVETTSSGAKVYLYTPSEGRLTPAVLGSSPTHNMRPDTKPNVNKKEDKSRQEIQRLQKELRSCIQKIEELIKKGVRLNKRVEEILDRDEEQQVCTRRQKQASRSARMLYVLQQQVKEIQDDLEKLSPHEIKHTKKSQAVSRLAAAHRGAIRALQAFANQFTDQTEQLIPTHYKELGSLIRQLSLCSAKLEVDSSVSDIIIDILLQIEDLDSLLEKKQAAKKSKKCLTASQHKFPVNTETSPGRKQLTSPKGGKKSVILKEKHGQEPRKFPAARDKLQHVTNISAVQKMNSHAHILHNKFQEENDLPTPERNAVLKGSIDSQSRSRAVKKDLILESVPLKKKELILPVKTQGMLKPQKRRQVQPQGKHAQFQDTTIAFQLKENKRLVKESRTPWVPPNPTSPPASLKRAYRISRTASSKKLIHKHSALQKGKTEERRQGLMEKEALRFEVPASSHAKRMKVLTDLSKGEMEKIKKLRSQGASPTQYVDKIEKAVQKRLEPPLDRVQQVAANADILSEKVLDDLLKDTAQELQNTEQQKKLQAEELVADSPSLETMLQRMEEIERYQAAVCRRFTQIVYSDSKFWAQEMDQQSALTAKIPTSPHPIHITKLTQHIEPETDILIEKLFDDNDIDENKEPKEKLLTGNDILNPLTQNSIQKECYISLPVTKHMLQSIKDYNSRYEHHLKLIFHEAIGGFNPWQIAERYLEKIKGCGRRMSWRGDYFSHLCMVLPPEQLCEIQVLQKN; encoded by the exons ATGGGACCAAGCAAGCCATCTTTGTCTGGTGCTCCATTTGCATCCACTGCCCCGCTATACAGGAATGAAGGAAAGACTTTACAAACCCAG CTCCAGTTTAACAGAAATGTTCCTGCAGTTCCAGAGAACTTGGCTCTCAGATTCTCTAACCCCTGTCCAATTATAATAGAAAAACTGAAGCCATCCACTGATCAGAGAAATCTATCTGGAATTGACAACTCCAGCATCAAAAGCTCTGGCAAGTTTTCAATAATATCTGAAGAGAGACTAAAACAGGCCATTCAGCTAGCCAAAAGGGACATGAAACGAAAACATCTTGAAGagcaaatgaaacagaaagtaTTAGGAGATGCTGTCAGTGAATCATTGTTGGCTCAGAagtcacagcagcagaagaataaagtatttgaaagtccagaaaagaaaaatgtgctgAAGTCTCAAACTGAGTTGAAATATCAAGGGAAACTTGGTCAGCCTTCCCGCGTGGAGACTACCAGTTCTGGTGCAAAAGTTTATCTCTACACACCGAGTGAGGGAAGACTAACACCAGCTGTTCTGGGCTCTTCACCCACCCATAACATGAGACCAGACACCAAGCCAAATGTTaacaaaaaagaagataaaagtaGGCAGGAAATCCAACGGCTACAAAAGGAATTGAGAAGTTGTATCCAGAAAATAGAAGAACTGATTAAAAAAGGTGTAAGACtgaaca AGAGAGTTGAAGAAATTTTAGATCGTGATGAAGAGCAACAGGTTTGCACTCGAAGACAGAAACAAGCTTCACGGTCAGCTCGGATGCTGTATGTACTCCAACAACAG GTAAAAGAAATTCAGGATGATTTAGAGAAACTGAGTCCTCATGAAATCAAACACACTAAAAAG tcTCAAGCAGTATCCAGAttggcagcagcacacagaggaGCTATACGAGCCTTGCAGGCATTTGCCAATCAGTTTACTGATCAAACAGAGCAACTTATTCCTACCCACTACAAGGAACTGGGCAGTCTCATTCGACAGCTGTCTCTTTGTTCTGCCAAACTAGAAGTGGATTCTTCAGTTTCTGACATTATCATAGATATTTTGCTCCAAATTGAG GATCTGGATTCAttgctggaaaagaaacaagcagccaaaaaatcaaagaaatgtcTTACAGCATCTCAGCACAAATTTCCAGTGAACACTGAGACATCTCcaggcagaaagcagctgacatctccaaaaggaggaaaaaagtctgTCATCTTAAAGGAAAAGCATGGACAAGAACCTAGAAAATTTCCAGCTGCCAGAG ATAAACTTCAACATGttacaaatatttcagcagtTCAGAAGATGAACAGTCATGCGCATATATTGCACAATAAAttccaagaagaaaatgatCTACCTACTCCAGagagaaatgctgttttgaaaggaagtaTAGATTCACAGTCAAGATCTAGAGCTGTAAAAAAGGATCTCATCCTTGAAAGTGTccctttgaaaaagaaagaactgatATTACCTGTAAAAACACAG GGAATGCTTAAACCTCAAAAACGTCGGCAGGTACAGCCTCAAGGAAAGCATGCCCAATTTCAAGATACAACTATAGCTTTTCAGCTAAAAGAGAATAAACGTCTTGTTAAGGAGAGCAGAACACCCTGGGTGCCTCCAAACCCTACATCTCCACCTGCTTCACTGAAACG TGCTTACAGGATATCCAGGACTGCAAGTTCCAAGAAGCTCATTCATAAGCATTCAGCTTTGCAGAAagggaagacagaagaaagaagacaagggCTCATGGAAAAAGAAGCTCTCAG aTTTGAAGTTCCGGCTTCAAGCCATGCTAAAAGGATGAAGGTTCTAACTGACCTCAGCaaaggagaaatggaaaaaataaaaaagctaag gtcACAAGGTGCTTCTCCAACCCAGTATGTAGACAAAATTGAGAAAGCAGTACAGAAACGCCTAGAACCTCCGTTGGATAGGGTGCAG CAGGTTGCAGCAAATGCAGATATCCTGAGTGAGAAGGTATTGGATGATCTTTTAAAAGATACTGCTCAAGAACTCCAGAATacagagcagcagaagaaactCCAGGCTGAGGAGCTCGTCGCTGACAGTCCTAGTCTAGAGACAATGTTGCAAAGAATGGAAGAAATTGAA agaTACCAGGCAGCTGTATGCAGGAGATTCACCCAGATTGTGTATAGTGATTCAAAGTTCTGGGCCCAGGAAATGG aTCAACAAAGTGCATTAACAGCTAAAATACCTACATCTCCTCATCCAATTCACATAACCAAATTAACCCAGCACATAGAGCcagaaacagacattttaattgaaaaactTTTTGATGACAA CGATattgatgaaaacaaagaaccAAAAGAGAAATTGCTGACTGGAAATGATATTCTGAATCCCTTGACCCAGAATTCTATACAGAAGGAGTGCTATATTTCTCTCCCTGTTACAAAGCATATGCTCCAGAGCATCAAGGATTATAACAGCAGATATGAACATCACCTAAAGCTCATTTTTCATGAGGCAATAGGTGGTTTCAATCCATGGCAGATTGCTGAGAG GTACTTGGAGAAAATTAAAGGATGTGGAAGAAGAATGTCCTGGAGGGGTGattatttttcacatctttGTATGGTGTTACCACCAGAGCAACTGTGTGAAATACAAG
- the KIAA0753 gene encoding protein moonraker isoform X5 gives MGPSKPSLSGAPFASTAPLYRNEGKTLQTQLQFNRNVPAVPENLALRFSNPCPIIIEKLKPSTDQRNLSGIDNSSIKSSGKFSIISEERLKQAIQLAKRDMKRKHLEEQMKQKVLGDAVSESLLAQKSQQQKNKVFESPEKKNVLKSQTELKYQGKLGQPSRVETTSSGAKVYLYTPSEGRLTPAVLGSSPTHNMRPDTKPNVNKKEDKSRQEIQRLQKELRSCIQKIEELIKKGVRLNKRVEEILDRDEEQQVCTRRQKQASRSARMLYVLQQQVKEIQDDLEKLSPHEIKHTKKSQAVSRLAAAHRGAIRALQAFANQFTDQTEQLIPTHYKELGSLIRQLSLCSAKLEVDSSVSDIIIDILLQIEDLDSLLEKKQAAKKSKKCLTASQHKFPVNTETSPGRKQLTSPKGGKKSVILKEKHGQEPRKFPAARDKLQHVTNISAVQKMNSHAHILHNKFQEENDLPTPERNAVLKGSIDSQSRSRAVKKDLILESVPLKKKELILPVKTQVQPQGKHAQFQDTTIAFQLKENKRLVKESRTPWVPPNPTSPPASLKRAYRISRTASSKKLIHKHSALQKGKTEERRQGLMEKEALRFEVPASSHAKRMKVLTDLSKGEMEKIKKLRSQGASPTQYVDKIEKAVQKRLEPPLDRVQQVAANADILSEKVLDDLLKDTAQELQNTEQQKKLQAEELVADSPSLETMLQRMEEIERYQAAVCRRFTQIVYSDSKFWAQEMDQQSALTAKIPTSPHPIHITKLTQHIEPETDILIEKLFDDNDIDENKEPKEKLLTGNDILNPLTQNSIQKECYISLPVTKHMLQSIKDYNSRYEHHLKLIFHEAIGGFNPWQIAERYLEKIKGCGRRMSWRGDYFSHLCMVLPPEQLCEIQVLQKN, from the exons ATGGGACCAAGCAAGCCATCTTTGTCTGGTGCTCCATTTGCATCCACTGCCCCGCTATACAGGAATGAAGGAAAGACTTTACAAACCCAG CTCCAGTTTAACAGAAATGTTCCTGCAGTTCCAGAGAACTTGGCTCTCAGATTCTCTAACCCCTGTCCAATTATAATAGAAAAACTGAAGCCATCCACTGATCAGAGAAATCTATCTGGAATTGACAACTCCAGCATCAAAAGCTCTGGCAAGTTTTCAATAATATCTGAAGAGAGACTAAAACAGGCCATTCAGCTAGCCAAAAGGGACATGAAACGAAAACATCTTGAAGagcaaatgaaacagaaagtaTTAGGAGATGCTGTCAGTGAATCATTGTTGGCTCAGAagtcacagcagcagaagaataaagtatttgaaagtccagaaaagaaaaatgtgctgAAGTCTCAAACTGAGTTGAAATATCAAGGGAAACTTGGTCAGCCTTCCCGCGTGGAGACTACCAGTTCTGGTGCAAAAGTTTATCTCTACACACCGAGTGAGGGAAGACTAACACCAGCTGTTCTGGGCTCTTCACCCACCCATAACATGAGACCAGACACCAAGCCAAATGTTaacaaaaaagaagataaaagtaGGCAGGAAATCCAACGGCTACAAAAGGAATTGAGAAGTTGTATCCAGAAAATAGAAGAACTGATTAAAAAAGGTGTAAGACtgaaca AGAGAGTTGAAGAAATTTTAGATCGTGATGAAGAGCAACAGGTTTGCACTCGAAGACAGAAACAAGCTTCACGGTCAGCTCGGATGCTGTATGTACTCCAACAACAG GTAAAAGAAATTCAGGATGATTTAGAGAAACTGAGTCCTCATGAAATCAAACACACTAAAAAG tcTCAAGCAGTATCCAGAttggcagcagcacacagaggaGCTATACGAGCCTTGCAGGCATTTGCCAATCAGTTTACTGATCAAACAGAGCAACTTATTCCTACCCACTACAAGGAACTGGGCAGTCTCATTCGACAGCTGTCTCTTTGTTCTGCCAAACTAGAAGTGGATTCTTCAGTTTCTGACATTATCATAGATATTTTGCTCCAAATTGAG GATCTGGATTCAttgctggaaaagaaacaagcagccaaaaaatcaaagaaatgtcTTACAGCATCTCAGCACAAATTTCCAGTGAACACTGAGACATCTCcaggcagaaagcagctgacatctccaaaaggaggaaaaaagtctgTCATCTTAAAGGAAAAGCATGGACAAGAACCTAGAAAATTTCCAGCTGCCAGAG ATAAACTTCAACATGttacaaatatttcagcagtTCAGAAGATGAACAGTCATGCGCATATATTGCACAATAAAttccaagaagaaaatgatCTACCTACTCCAGagagaaatgctgttttgaaaggaagtaTAGATTCACAGTCAAGATCTAGAGCTGTAAAAAAGGATCTCATCCTTGAAAGTGTccctttgaaaaagaaagaactgatATTACCTGTAAAAACACAG GTACAGCCTCAAGGAAAGCATGCCCAATTTCAAGATACAACTATAGCTTTTCAGCTAAAAGAGAATAAACGTCTTGTTAAGGAGAGCAGAACACCCTGGGTGCCTCCAAACCCTACATCTCCACCTGCTTCACTGAAACG TGCTTACAGGATATCCAGGACTGCAAGTTCCAAGAAGCTCATTCATAAGCATTCAGCTTTGCAGAAagggaagacagaagaaagaagacaagggCTCATGGAAAAAGAAGCTCTCAG aTTTGAAGTTCCGGCTTCAAGCCATGCTAAAAGGATGAAGGTTCTAACTGACCTCAGCaaaggagaaatggaaaaaataaaaaagctaag gtcACAAGGTGCTTCTCCAACCCAGTATGTAGACAAAATTGAGAAAGCAGTACAGAAACGCCTAGAACCTCCGTTGGATAGGGTGCAG CAGGTTGCAGCAAATGCAGATATCCTGAGTGAGAAGGTATTGGATGATCTTTTAAAAGATACTGCTCAAGAACTCCAGAATacagagcagcagaagaaactCCAGGCTGAGGAGCTCGTCGCTGACAGTCCTAGTCTAGAGACAATGTTGCAAAGAATGGAAGAAATTGAA agaTACCAGGCAGCTGTATGCAGGAGATTCACCCAGATTGTGTATAGTGATTCAAAGTTCTGGGCCCAGGAAATGG aTCAACAAAGTGCATTAACAGCTAAAATACCTACATCTCCTCATCCAATTCACATAACCAAATTAACCCAGCACATAGAGCcagaaacagacattttaattgaaaaactTTTTGATGACAA CGATattgatgaaaacaaagaaccAAAAGAGAAATTGCTGACTGGAAATGATATTCTGAATCCCTTGACCCAGAATTCTATACAGAAGGAGTGCTATATTTCTCTCCCTGTTACAAAGCATATGCTCCAGAGCATCAAGGATTATAACAGCAGATATGAACATCACCTAAAGCTCATTTTTCATGAGGCAATAGGTGGTTTCAATCCATGGCAGATTGCTGAGAG GTACTTGGAGAAAATTAAAGGATGTGGAAGAAGAATGTCCTGGAGGGGTGattatttttcacatctttGTATGGTGTTACCACCAGAGCAACTGTGTGAAATACAAG
- the KIAA0753 gene encoding protein moonraker isoform X6, whose translation MGPSKPSLSGAPFASTAPLYRNEGKTLQTQLQFNRNVPAVPENLALRFSNPCPIIIEKLKPSTDQRNLSGIDNSSIKSSGKFSIISEERLKQAIQLAKRDMKRKHLEEQMKQKVLGDAVSESLLAQKSQQQKNKVFESPEKKNVLKSQTELKYQGKLGQPSRVETTSSGAKVYLYTPSEGRLTPAVLGSSPTHNMRPDTKPNVNKKEDKSRQEIQRLQKELRSCIQKIEELIKKGVRLNKRVEEILDRDEEQQVCTRRQKQASRSARMLYVLQQQVKEIQDDLEKLSPHEIKHTKKSQAVSRLAAAHRGAIRALQAFANQFTDQTEQLIPTHYKELGSLIRQLSLCSAKLEVDSSVSDIIIDILLQIEDLDSLLEKKQAAKKSKKCLTASQHKFPVNTETSPGRKQLTSPKGGKKSVILKEKHGQEPRKFPAARDKLQHVTNISAVQKMNSHAHILHNKFQEENDLPTPERNAVLKGSIDSQSRSRAVKKDLILESVPLKKKELILPVKTQGMLKPQKRRQVQPQGKHAQFQDTTIAFQLKENKRLVKESRTPWVPPNPTSPPASLKRAYRISRTASSKKLIHKHSALQKGKTEERRQGLMEKEALRSQGASPTQYVDKIEKAVQKRLEPPLDRVQQVAANADILSEKVLDDLLKDTAQELQNTEQQKKLQAEELVADSPSLETMLQRMEEIERYQAAVCRRFTQIVYSDSKFWAQEMDQQSALTAKIPTSPHPIHITKLTQHIEPETDILIEKLFDDNDIDENKEPKEKLLTGNDILNPLTQNSIQKECYISLPVTKHMLQSIKDYNSRYEHHLKLIFHEAIGGFNPWQIAERYLEKIKGCGRRMSWRGDYFSHLCMVLPPEQLCEIQVLQKN comes from the exons ATGGGACCAAGCAAGCCATCTTTGTCTGGTGCTCCATTTGCATCCACTGCCCCGCTATACAGGAATGAAGGAAAGACTTTACAAACCCAG CTCCAGTTTAACAGAAATGTTCCTGCAGTTCCAGAGAACTTGGCTCTCAGATTCTCTAACCCCTGTCCAATTATAATAGAAAAACTGAAGCCATCCACTGATCAGAGAAATCTATCTGGAATTGACAACTCCAGCATCAAAAGCTCTGGCAAGTTTTCAATAATATCTGAAGAGAGACTAAAACAGGCCATTCAGCTAGCCAAAAGGGACATGAAACGAAAACATCTTGAAGagcaaatgaaacagaaagtaTTAGGAGATGCTGTCAGTGAATCATTGTTGGCTCAGAagtcacagcagcagaagaataaagtatttgaaagtccagaaaagaaaaatgtgctgAAGTCTCAAACTGAGTTGAAATATCAAGGGAAACTTGGTCAGCCTTCCCGCGTGGAGACTACCAGTTCTGGTGCAAAAGTTTATCTCTACACACCGAGTGAGGGAAGACTAACACCAGCTGTTCTGGGCTCTTCACCCACCCATAACATGAGACCAGACACCAAGCCAAATGTTaacaaaaaagaagataaaagtaGGCAGGAAATCCAACGGCTACAAAAGGAATTGAGAAGTTGTATCCAGAAAATAGAAGAACTGATTAAAAAAGGTGTAAGACtgaaca AGAGAGTTGAAGAAATTTTAGATCGTGATGAAGAGCAACAGGTTTGCACTCGAAGACAGAAACAAGCTTCACGGTCAGCTCGGATGCTGTATGTACTCCAACAACAG GTAAAAGAAATTCAGGATGATTTAGAGAAACTGAGTCCTCATGAAATCAAACACACTAAAAAG tcTCAAGCAGTATCCAGAttggcagcagcacacagaggaGCTATACGAGCCTTGCAGGCATTTGCCAATCAGTTTACTGATCAAACAGAGCAACTTATTCCTACCCACTACAAGGAACTGGGCAGTCTCATTCGACAGCTGTCTCTTTGTTCTGCCAAACTAGAAGTGGATTCTTCAGTTTCTGACATTATCATAGATATTTTGCTCCAAATTGAG GATCTGGATTCAttgctggaaaagaaacaagcagccaaaaaatcaaagaaatgtcTTACAGCATCTCAGCACAAATTTCCAGTGAACACTGAGACATCTCcaggcagaaagcagctgacatctccaaaaggaggaaaaaagtctgTCATCTTAAAGGAAAAGCATGGACAAGAACCTAGAAAATTTCCAGCTGCCAGAG ATAAACTTCAACATGttacaaatatttcagcagtTCAGAAGATGAACAGTCATGCGCATATATTGCACAATAAAttccaagaagaaaatgatCTACCTACTCCAGagagaaatgctgttttgaaaggaagtaTAGATTCACAGTCAAGATCTAGAGCTGTAAAAAAGGATCTCATCCTTGAAAGTGTccctttgaaaaagaaagaactgatATTACCTGTAAAAACACAG GGAATGCTTAAACCTCAAAAACGTCGGCAGGTACAGCCTCAAGGAAAGCATGCCCAATTTCAAGATACAACTATAGCTTTTCAGCTAAAAGAGAATAAACGTCTTGTTAAGGAGAGCAGAACACCCTGGGTGCCTCCAAACCCTACATCTCCACCTGCTTCACTGAAACG TGCTTACAGGATATCCAGGACTGCAAGTTCCAAGAAGCTCATTCATAAGCATTCAGCTTTGCAGAAagggaagacagaagaaagaagacaagggCTCATGGAAAAAGAAGCTCTCAG gtcACAAGGTGCTTCTCCAACCCAGTATGTAGACAAAATTGAGAAAGCAGTACAGAAACGCCTAGAACCTCCGTTGGATAGGGTGCAG CAGGTTGCAGCAAATGCAGATATCCTGAGTGAGAAGGTATTGGATGATCTTTTAAAAGATACTGCTCAAGAACTCCAGAATacagagcagcagaagaaactCCAGGCTGAGGAGCTCGTCGCTGACAGTCCTAGTCTAGAGACAATGTTGCAAAGAATGGAAGAAATTGAA agaTACCAGGCAGCTGTATGCAGGAGATTCACCCAGATTGTGTATAGTGATTCAAAGTTCTGGGCCCAGGAAATGG aTCAACAAAGTGCATTAACAGCTAAAATACCTACATCTCCTCATCCAATTCACATAACCAAATTAACCCAGCACATAGAGCcagaaacagacattttaattgaaaaactTTTTGATGACAA CGATattgatgaaaacaaagaaccAAAAGAGAAATTGCTGACTGGAAATGATATTCTGAATCCCTTGACCCAGAATTCTATACAGAAGGAGTGCTATATTTCTCTCCCTGTTACAAAGCATATGCTCCAGAGCATCAAGGATTATAACAGCAGATATGAACATCACCTAAAGCTCATTTTTCATGAGGCAATAGGTGGTTTCAATCCATGGCAGATTGCTGAGAG GTACTTGGAGAAAATTAAAGGATGTGGAAGAAGAATGTCCTGGAGGGGTGattatttttcacatctttGTATGGTGTTACCACCAGAGCAACTGTGTGAAATACAAG